One window of Dechloromonas sp. ZY10 genomic DNA carries:
- a CDS encoding YHS domain-containing protein → MDMKVAKKLGLKERYTLMTRDLAWETSYQPMDKVFPQTAYEGIKIHDWDKWEDPFRLTMDAYWKYQSEKERKLYAILDGFNQNNGHLSVTDARYINVLKLFLGSTPPLELMAARGFSMMGRHMQGAGPRVACQMQAVDEYRHFQTQIHSISNYNKYYNGMDEFAHQQSRMWYLSDGKSFFDDAITAGPFEFMVAIGFAFEYVLTNILFVPFISGAAYNGDMAAMTVGFSAQSDEARHMTLGLECIKFMLEQDPDNLPIVQRWIDKWTWRGTRKLASVGMMMDYMLPKRIMSFKEAWEMYVEENGGALFKDLARYGITIPKCFSQTIEEKEHVSHQSWIGFYMKPQATPFHTWIPTPEEMDWLSEKYPNTFDQYYRPVLEFFDAQEKAGNRFNNQTAPMNCQVCVSTIKFNEPGDPMEMCFRETTYQGEKFHFCSDHCQEIFEHEPEKYIQTFISSHQVLQGNCEPEGVDVNAPDFQPGKQILDYWKLDKRALGDFNGSEDQKNFAAWREQATKN, encoded by the coding sequence ATGGATATGAAAGTTGCCAAGAAGCTCGGCCTCAAGGAGCGCTACACGCTGATGACCCGCGACCTCGCGTGGGAAACCAGCTACCAGCCGATGGACAAGGTCTTCCCGCAGACCGCGTACGAAGGCATCAAGATTCACGACTGGGACAAGTGGGAAGACCCCTTCCGCCTGACCATGGACGCCTACTGGAAATACCAGTCGGAAAAGGAGCGCAAGCTGTACGCGATTCTCGACGGCTTCAACCAGAACAACGGCCATCTGTCGGTCACCGACGCCCGCTACATCAACGTCTTGAAGCTCTTCCTCGGCTCGACCCCGCCGCTGGAGCTGATGGCCGCGCGCGGCTTCTCGATGATGGGCCGCCACATGCAGGGTGCCGGCCCGCGCGTCGCCTGCCAGATGCAGGCGGTCGACGAGTACCGTCACTTCCAGACGCAGATCCACTCGATCTCGAACTACAACAAGTACTACAACGGGATGGACGAGTTCGCCCATCAGCAATCCCGCATGTGGTACCTGTCGGACGGCAAGTCCTTCTTCGACGACGCGATTACCGCCGGCCCGTTCGAGTTCATGGTCGCCATCGGCTTCGCCTTCGAATACGTGCTGACCAACATCCTGTTCGTGCCGTTCATTTCCGGCGCTGCCTACAACGGCGACATGGCGGCGATGACCGTCGGCTTCTCGGCCCAATCCGACGAAGCGCGTCACATGACGCTCGGCCTGGAATGCATCAAGTTCATGCTCGAACAGGACCCGGACAACCTGCCCATCGTCCAGCGCTGGATCGACAAATGGACCTGGCGCGGCACGCGCAAGCTGGCGTCCGTCGGCATGATGATGGATTACATGCTGCCCAAGCGCATCATGAGCTTCAAGGAAGCCTGGGAAATGTACGTCGAGGAAAACGGCGGCGCCCTGTTCAAGGACCTCGCCCGCTACGGCATCACCATCCCGAAGTGCTTCAGCCAGACCATCGAGGAAAAGGAACACGTCTCGCACCAGTCGTGGATCGGTTTCTACATGAAGCCGCAGGCCACGCCGTTCCACACCTGGATTCCGACGCCGGAGGAAATGGACTGGCTGTCCGAGAAGTATCCCAACACCTTCGACCAGTACTACCGTCCGGTGCTCGAATTCTTCGACGCCCAGGAAAAGGCCGGCAACCGCTTCAACAACCAGACGGCCCCGATGAACTGCCAGGTCTGCGTCAGCACCATCAAGTTCAACGAGCCGGGCGACCCGATGGAAATGTGCTTCCGCGAGACGACCTATCAGGGCGAGAAGTTCCACTTCTGTTCGGATCACTGCCAGGAAATCTTCGAGCACGAGCCGGAAAAGTACATCCAGACCTTCATCTCCTCGCATCAGGTCCTGCAGGGCAATTGCGAGCCGGAAGGCGTCGATGTCAATGCTCCGGACTTCCAGCCCGGCAAGCAGATTCTCGACTACTGGAAGCTCGACAAGCGGGCCCTCGGCGACTTCAACGGTTCCGAGGATCAGAAGAATTTCGCTGCCTGGCGCGAACAGGCTACCAAGAACTGA
- a CDS encoding MmoB/DmpM family protein, whose product MSNAFIAFQKNDDSRCIVEAILEDNPNAMVDDQPSMVKIDVPNRLVIKRETVEEKMGREFDLQELQLHLITISGHLDETDDEFTLSWNS is encoded by the coding sequence ATGTCTAACGCCTTCATCGCCTTTCAGAAGAACGACGACTCCCGCTGTATCGTCGAGGCCATCCTCGAGGACAACCCGAATGCCATGGTCGATGACCAGCCGTCGATGGTGAAGATCGACGTGCCGAACCGCCTGGTCATCAAGCGCGAAACCGTCGAGGAAAAGATGGGCCGTGAATTCGATCTGCAGGAACTGCAACTGCACCTGATCACTATCTCCGGCCATCTCGACGAGACCGACGACGAATTCACCCTGAGCTGGAATTCCTGA